The window atttattagtaaaatttctttgttcgaagCTTTTAATAATTAActctcttttaatgtagcttgttgattATTTTGCTAAaattgatataatataatataagtaattaaatatataatttaatgaaacactcaaattataatgaaataagtaaaataatccaatccaatcatgtgtactaattaggcaagtttttcctattttttagaattttttcaaatttttattttaaaaaatgtcatggcatatgcgattgtgcaatcgcatatgcaattTGATAACATTGATCGCGACAATGATTTGTAATGCTACATCCACGGTCGTAACAATGGTCGCTGCACATTATACTACGGTCGAGGAGAAAAATCATCTTTTACATGCCCACAAGTGGACTAGGCCCCGATTTACTAATGTGATTAATAATAGACATTGTATAACATGTTTTGACTATATTTGAATAAGGATTGTTTTATTCATTTATAAGAAATAATTCATGAGAATAATCATTTGTCCGACACGTTCCAAATTAGCTCAAAAAAACAATTAATAATGTTTTTTTACATCATTAGCCACAATGTAAAAAATTGCATTCTACAATACCATTTTAACTGTCCAAGAGAAATTATAAATCAATACTTGAACCAAGTATTGAATGCAATTATCAAACTTCATGACATATTTATACCTCTCCAGCCAAGTATCCCTTCAAAAATATAAAACAATGAATGTTTTGTTCCATATTTTTAAGATAGTATCAGCGCTATAAATAGTACATGCATCTTGTTGAAGATCCCAATGAAAGATCAAGGTTCATGGCGTAATAGAAAATGGTTTATATCCTAATATATTTTAGTAGCATGCTCGtttgatttaaaatttctatATGTACTTACTAGTTGGAAAAAAAATGTTGTGAATTCACGTATACTGGTATCTACATGTACACGAGAAGGGAAATAGCTTCTATTTAGGGGTAAGTATTACTTAGTTGATGCCGATTTTCTTAACACCCTAGCTTCCTAGCACCCTATCGAGGAATTTGttaccatttaaaaaaatttaagtaaGGTTGTCTTTTGAGGGACAAGAAAGAATTGTTCAATGTTCGCCATTCGTCATTAAGAAATGCCATTGAATGTACATTTGGAATTTTAATAGTACGATTCCCTACATTAAAGAGCACATCGAACTATCCAATTGAGACACAAGTGAAGATTGTAATAGCCTGTTACGATATACATAATTGCATTATTAATGAAAGGAGTGATGCACTTCTCAATAATTTTAATGATATAGGGTATAAAATAAATTTAGATGTGAATATCATCCACGTGCCAATGATTTCATGATGGAATAGTCAAAATGGATGAAAGCGATAACAACATATTAAATAAAGAGATGTAAACTAGAGAACCAAGCAGAAAGGAAGAAAATTCTTGAGGTCAATTTGGCGATAGTCTCGCAGAAGCGATGTGTGAAAATTTAAATACGTGTAATTGCTAACATTCCTTGTGTGACTATTGTCCAGTAGTAGATAATGAagcatattattttttttttgttgtaccTGATTTTGCATGTTCAACTACTTTCTTAATCAGGGATGTCAACATCAAATGAAACGTCATCATCTCTTAGGAaaccaataaaataaaatccaagaaTGGATAGTTGTATGATATGATGTGTTACTGAAACACACCTCCCTTAGCTATCGTTGTAACAACAAATTTAAACCAACAATATATACTGTAGTAATAAGTTCGATTGCTGTAACAACAATTTTAAACCAACAATATATACTGTAGTAATAAATTCGATCTGTGAGAAGTTGGGCATCAAGCTTATGCTCAAGCACTGAAAAAACTTAATCAAGCCAGTAAGAATGAATTATCATAAGATAAAAATCATGCTCGAATTAAGTGAATTTAGATTAAACACACGTACCCACGAAACCATATGTGCACTTTGGAGCAAAGGAGTTTGGAAACAACCCATttcctcattttgataatatgACAATAATTGCAAGGAACGACCATGCTAATGGTCGCAAATCAGCGGCACAGACTAAATTAATTGAGATGCTTGAGAATTTAAAGAGGGGGGGGATGCAAGACTCCCTCATAGTTTTGTGCAAACGCATAGGTGAAAAACATTAAGGTATCTCATAGAACACAGATATAGCATAGTTCTTCGTTGAATTGTCTGTTGAACTGAGACGAGTTTTTGGTAAACGTTATTTGAGATTGAGGGCGTCACGTTCTTTCCATCTTATAATTTTATCAATTTTGCATATTTGGGCCTGTATAACgctaattattttatatttgttaattgctattcttttctttattaatgTGTGTGCATGTATGGTATGTAATTTGCATGGTGTGTGTTTCAATCACACATACATTAGAGTAGATACGTTTGGCCTTTTACTTAGTATAAAATTTAATGAGCCCACTTTTCTAGCCCACCTGAAGTTCGGAATTGTTTTTTCTCCCCTAAAGTGTACATTTCAATGAACTTACTGCAATAATTATTTATGTTATGTGACACATGTTAATCACTTTGGAATATTACAGATGATTTACTCGCCCACCTTAAGATTTCTGCGACTATACTGCAAAATTTGAATGCATTCCAAATATAGGCTACCAAACAAAAATTTTAGAATCCAGGTTTCCAAATATAAGATGCCAAAGACAACCCGAGTATTTTGAATCCAGGGTATTCTGAATACAAGCTATATGGTTGCATGGAACATCTAAGCCTTGTAAAAAGATGTACACACCATAATCATGCGTGCAGATCTAaccaatccactcattaggtgggacaACTAGGTATTAGTCTTTGACAACATATCTGATGCAGGAGAACTAACCACTTGAATcaatcccttcatctcatagcaCAGGCCCCACTTCCCATTGGTTAGGTCTCAgccaaacccccctcatgggccccacatcacatgggttctgcctcacataggtggggcccgcctcacatgagccacatgCCTCACACAAGCGGCCCACCCCGAgcgtgcccttgcatcccacaggccaccccactcgagtccggtgtgaaaatgcccctgcattaatatcACATCATACTGATTTTCTTCCTGGGTGAAATTTATGGTGCAGTCCGCCTTTTTAATGGCTAAGATTTTCTACACAGAAATGATAGGTGGGAAAGCGGGGAAGCATTAAAAGCAAAAGCTTACCTTGATTTGCAAATATAATCACTGCTCTATGAAAATCCACTGCTACCAAAAGTCCTAACACTACCAAAAAAGCTACAAAAATAGCTGAAAACttggaaaaggaaaagagatgAAAAAGAACATCCAAACCTCAGCATGCAAGGATAGTTTATCTTCCCAAATAGATGGTGGTATCAACTGACGTTTCTGCTTAGTAGTTCGACAAGCTTACCTTTCTTCAGCTTCGAGTAACCTTTCACGCCACGAGATTTCGCAAGGGCCCGCAATTCAGGTAGTTTCAATGAGCTCAAATCAACGTCTTCTGTCGGTGACGGTTCCGTTATCTCATCATAAGCTTCCTCAGCATCAGAAGACTCAGACAGCTCATCAAACACTGCATCATCTTGCACATCCAAAGAAATGGGCTCTGGGTCCAGCTCAATTACATTCTTATTTCTCTTCCCCTGTGATTTTGGAGATGGACTTGGAGGGATATTCTCATCAGTGGAATAAACTGGTTGGTATTTTACTCTGGGTACAGGTGATTTACGTCGGAAATTTGATGCAGGCCGAGTAAAATGTGCAGTGCTCGGTTCTTGCACCTCATCTGTCGCGATGGTGTTTGTGTTGAAGAAATTCGAATTCTGTTCATCGTCAAATGGGCTGCTGTTTCTTTCGGGTTGCTCGAGGTTGAAGTCTTCACCACTGCTGCTTTTCTTCCCTTGCTTGACTGAGTGTTTTCGTAAGAGCTTGAGAAGGGAATCGACTGTCCCTCTCTCCCCTTGTGAGGCTTcaatcttcttctcttctttgatTGCAGCTCGTTCCCGGAGTTGGGCTTGGACCTTCCTGAATAGTTCAACAATCTCCTTCTCTCTCGGTCCAGGTGTTGCAGTAGCTTGAAACCTCGGGCTACCAGAAAGAGAGAGTAAAGGTCCGTTTTTGGAGGACAAAAACTCCGATTCTTCAAGGTTATCAGAGTTACTGTCTCTCTCTTGGTTGTGCCTGTTCTTGCCTCTGGAGAACCCATGTCCCTGTTTGTTTTGCCTTGAGAAGTCAGGGTTTCTTCTGTGGCCACCAGAGCTTGCAGTGCATACAAAAGATGGGCTTTTGGTGTCATAAAGTGGGTTATTTCTCAATAGTATCTTGACCCGTGAAAATGGTTTGTAGTCACGAGGACATGAATAAGATGACACAGCCACTCGTCCCGAAATTCCTGAGCATGGGAAACATCTCCCCTCAGATATTCCATAACCtgcacacacacaaaaagaaaagaaagaaagaattctTTATACCATAGAACACACTATCCATAACAGAAGATAATAGTGTTAGTTGTGTTGatcaaactatatatatatatatatcataccaACTCTTTGCTTAttatgggtctttttttttttaattgccatTTTCATTACAGATTTTCTTAGTTGTTTGACATTGACCAAGACCTTTAAGAACAGAACACGTGTTGAATTTTTGTAGTTTAGAGCACTGTATGGTGAAGCCTTTTATAGCAATCCTAATCAAGAAACAACTGAAGCTCATTTTCAAGAGCCAAACTTCTTAACCTACCAGCCTGCTGGAGTAATTAATTTCCTTGTATGAAGGGACCAGGTTCCCATGGTTAATATTTTCAGTGTAACATGAACGCTCCATTTCTTAAAGTGTTGCAATGTAAAGAAAATGTCCCATTAGATTGACAGATACAACATGGGTTTATATGATTCATCAGTGTAGAACTAAATTCACAGGTGAAGAAAGTCGGGGAGTTTTCAATGTGCAGTAGTTTTGTATTACATTCAAGCTTCCAGAGCCACTCCGAACAAGGTTCTATACACGGTTAACCCTAAGCCTACTAAAACCAGGGTATGTTTCTATTACCGAAAATCCTCCTCAAACAAATTTGGTTCAGGTAGGGTCCTCCTGAATCCGTGCCCAGGAGGCTGCTGGCCAAGGGCACACTCCGGGATCTACTGCTacaattttttttcttgaagGGTGGGATCGACCTCTACAATACAACTAGTAAAACAAAATATAAGACACCTGCATGCATTTAAGTACTGGCTTGGAGTGTGACTCACCTGGGGACCAAAACGAGCACGACTCGGTCTGACTCGGTCCCGTTTAGGTCTTATATCAGCGTGGAAGCTTGTATTGTTTTGGACTGAAGCCAATACGACTCGGACAATATTGGGTTGTATCcaatgatatttaaaaccaaatgcAACATCAAGAAGGTATGATCTCCTAATTTCCAGCTCTTCATCTCAGTCGCAAGTTAGTCACGCTGGACCTGTTTGGACTTATGGCACTCCTCCAAAAGTTGCTACATTTGCATGGCTCGTTGACAGGAACAAAATTTTGACCATCAATaacctcctcaaatgggcaatGGTCCTCCCTAATGCCTGCCTCCTTTGCCTATGTGATGTGGAATCAGTGGACCACTTATTCATTGCAGCTTTGCATCGGAAGCCTGGAGCAGCTTCTTGGTCTCTTTCGGTGTTGTTTGGGTATGCCTTTTTCCATTGAAGGCTTATTTCAATCCTGGCATGCGGAAGCTCCAGAGAGCAAAAGCAGTTCAGGATGGAGGATTACTATGCTGCAGTCCTTTGGTTCATTTGGGCTGAAAGGAATAACCACTGTTTCAGGAATCAGAGATCCTCTCACTTTGGGGTTGTTTGCCGGGCTAAGCCTTGTATTAGGGACTGGATGCCTGACTAATCTTTTCCCTTCTTCCTAGGGTGGGGCTGCCTTTGTCTTGGGTTTGGGCTCCCCATTTATAGCTGGCCTTGCTTTGTATTTGGGGTTTGGACTCTCCTGTAATTGGGTTTTGTAGTTGGGAtttgtttccttctttttttttcggcTTCAATAAATtcagtatctttcaaaaaaaaaaaaagaaggtataaGTATCGAAGTGTAATAAATCATTCATTTAGGGTCGAGTTCATATTGAAGTAATACCAAGCCTCTCCAAGGCACAACTCAA is drawn from Magnolia sinica isolate HGM2019 chromosome 5, MsV1, whole genome shotgun sequence and contains these coding sequences:
- the LOC131245880 gene encoding rho-N domain-containing protein 1, chloroplastic, whose protein sequence is MSRGNLISNHVPGYGISEGRCFPCSGISGRVAVSSYSCPRDYKPFSRVKILLRNNPLYDTKSPSFVCTASSGGHRRNPDFSRQNKQGHGFSRGKNRHNQERDSNSDNLEESEFLSSKNGPLLSLSGSPRFQATATPGPREKEIVELFRKVQAQLRERAAIKEEKKIEASQGERGTVDSLLKLLRKHSVKQGKKSSSGEDFNLEQPERNSSPFDDEQNSNFFNTNTIATDEVQEPSTAHFTRPASNFRRKSPVPRVKYQPVYSTDENIPPSPSPKSQGKRNKNVIELDPEPISLDVQDDAVFDELSESSDAEEAYDEITEPSPTEDVDLSSLKLPELRALAKSRGVKGYSKLKKGKLVELLSRNVS